In bacterium, a single genomic region encodes these proteins:
- the cpaB gene encoding Flp pilus assembly protein CpaB, which translates to MFASMKRKARSFSSGKWADKARTLLPLLAGVLLCGFALAAAGRRVASMEKDIRRQANPVEVVVASVPIPAGETFGVQNLAKKSIPSSGTGQRNVPASDFELLVGARAKTAIDPGEPVLWTDVEEPYDTDAFSRTILPGRRAITLTVDTTSSFAGLLNPGDRVDLLVERSGANSAEWVRDLPVIAVDRDHNRIAHPTDKEDSATVTLMVSPWEGSRIARASGKLHWFLRNPDDNAVVVPASPAMRAVEVWKGGVKVLPALAAKEING; encoded by the coding sequence TTGTTTGCCTCGATGAAGCGGAAGGCACGTTCCTTCTCTTCCGGGAAGTGGGCCGATAAGGCCCGGACGCTGCTCCCCTTGCTTGCGGGTGTTCTCCTGTGCGGGTTCGCCCTGGCCGCCGCCGGACGCAGGGTGGCAAGCATGGAGAAGGACATCCGCCGGCAAGCGAACCCGGTGGAAGTGGTCGTCGCCTCGGTGCCGATTCCCGCCGGTGAAACCTTCGGCGTCCAGAACCTCGCGAAAAAGTCGATCCCCTCCTCGGGGACCGGACAGCGCAACGTGCCCGCCTCCGATTTCGAACTCCTGGTGGGGGCCCGGGCCAAGACGGCAATCGATCCGGGAGAACCGGTATTGTGGACCGACGTCGAGGAACCGTACGACACGGACGCGTTCTCCAGGACGATCCTGCCTGGCCGGAGGGCGATAACGCTCACGGTCGACACGACATCGTCGTTCGCCGGCCTGCTGAATCCCGGGGACCGGGTGGACCTGCTCGTGGAACGGTCCGGTGCGAATTCCGCCGAGTGGGTCCGGGACCTCCCGGTGATCGCCGTGGACCGGGATCACAATCGCATCGCGCACCCCACCGACAAGGAGGACTCGGCAACCGTAACCCTCATGGTCTCCCCTTGGGAAGGAAGCCGGATCGCCAGGGCTTCCGGAAAATTGCACTGGTTCCTTCGCAATCCCGACGACAACGCGGTCGTCGTTCCGGCCTCCCCGGCAATGCGCGCCGTGGAGGTGTGGAAGGGCGGGGTGAAGGTTTTGCCGGCCCTCGCGGCGAAGGAGATCAACGGATGA
- a CDS encoding pilus assembly protein N-terminal domain-containing protein yields the protein MRGDLPRVGCSTAFLCLLLALATGSGSLASETIRIRPGFLRILERPGVSRLSVGNPLIIEAQPLPRGAGILVVGKKEGETDLVLWEKDVRTVWHVEVGPGKGSIVEDARAFAGAFPGLAVVEAGGSVILSGPVTTSQDKSVLESYARAHPGVHLRVSLPEEKKTLLFYDLKIIEIGRGETAQLGFRWPDTIPAKGTFAVGTGNAGTISVVTDFEARLNLLMADGKARILSNPRLACETGGEAQFLAGGEIPIVIITPETRTVEWKTYGIILKIRPTMTEGGKIRTQVNAEVSAVDHGSGTSDVPGFLTRRVSTLFSTPAGETVMLSGLVKSDMAKDVAKVPLLGQIPVLGELFKSRNFRENRTELAIFITPVEVSGDAAAEAANWEGRAEKEKENLRFRLLD from the coding sequence ATGAGGGGAGATCTTCCGCGCGTCGGCTGCAGCACCGCCTTCCTCTGCCTGCTCCTGGCCCTTGCCACGGGTTCCGGGTCCCTCGCCTCGGAGACGATCCGGATCCGCCCCGGATTCCTGCGGATCCTCGAACGACCGGGGGTGTCGCGTCTTTCCGTCGGAAATCCCTTGATCATCGAGGCGCAGCCCCTTCCCCGCGGCGCGGGGATCCTCGTGGTCGGGAAAAAGGAGGGGGAAACCGACCTTGTCCTGTGGGAAAAGGATGTGCGGACGGTGTGGCACGTCGAAGTCGGACCCGGCAAGGGATCGATCGTCGAGGATGCCCGGGCATTTGCGGGCGCATTCCCCGGCCTGGCCGTCGTCGAGGCGGGCGGCTCGGTGATCCTGAGCGGTCCCGTTACGACCTCGCAGGATAAATCCGTGCTGGAGTCGTATGCGCGCGCCCACCCGGGGGTTCACCTGCGGGTCTCCCTTCCGGAAGAAAAGAAAACCCTCCTCTTCTACGACCTGAAGATCATCGAGATCGGCCGTGGAGAGACAGCGCAACTGGGTTTCCGCTGGCCCGACACGATTCCGGCAAAGGGTACGTTCGCCGTGGGAACCGGAAATGCGGGAACGATTTCCGTGGTGACCGACTTCGAGGCGCGCCTGAACCTGCTGATGGCCGACGGAAAGGCGAGGATCCTTTCCAACCCGCGCCTGGCGTGCGAAACCGGGGGGGAGGCCCAGTTTCTCGCGGGCGGGGAAATCCCGATCGTGATCATCACGCCGGAGACCCGCACCGTGGAGTGGAAGACCTACGGCATCATCCTCAAGATTCGTCCCACCATGACGGAAGGGGGAAAGATCCGCACGCAGGTGAACGCGGAGGTGAGCGCGGTGGACCACGGAAGCGGGACGTCCGACGTCCCGGGATTTCTCACGCGGCGCGTGTCCACTCTCTTCTCCACGCCGGCGGGGGAAACGGTGATGCTGTCGGGTCTCGTCAAGAGCGATATGGCGAAGGACGTCGCCAAGGTCCCCCTCCTGGGGCAGATCCCCGTGCTCGGGGAACTGTTCAAATCGCGCAACTTCCGGGAGAACCGCACGGAGCTCGCCATCTTCATCACGCCGGTCGAGGTGTCCGGGGACGCCGCCGCCGAAGCCGCGAACTGGGAAGGGAGAGCAGAAAAAGAGAAGGAAAACCTCCGCTTCCGGCTGCTCGACTGA
- a CDS encoding CpaF family protein has translation MNGDIRRTLHQAVLSRLDARKTGLPFAEDVGRWRDRASECLQAEMCALALGDPEREALRREILDEIFAFGPITPLLSDPDVSEIMVNGYESIFVERNGILSRHERSFLSEESLRATIDRMVSRVNRRLDESSPYVDARLPDGSRINAIIPPVCLSGACLTVRKFRKEAYSLEELVRIGSVTRDAAEYLGEAVRERRNVIVSGGTGSGKTTLLNALSQFIPEEERIVTIEDAAEIRLLKPHVIRLEARPVNIEGSGAVTIRDLVRNSLRMRPDRIIVGECRGGEALDMLQAMNTGHDGSITTGHANTPRDMLRRLETMILLCGVEIPIRAIREQIASAIDVIVHTGRIAGGKRAVTSVTEITGMNESQILLQELFRWSKGNAEDNSAGMLVATGIPSRFRRGGGDAWD, from the coding sequence ATGAATGGTGACATTCGGCGTACGTTGCACCAGGCGGTACTGTCGCGCCTCGACGCGAGAAAGACGGGATTGCCGTTTGCGGAGGATGTCGGCCGCTGGCGGGATCGCGCCTCGGAATGCCTGCAGGCGGAGATGTGCGCACTGGCGCTGGGGGATCCCGAAAGGGAAGCCTTGAGGCGGGAGATCCTCGACGAGATCTTCGCCTTCGGTCCGATCACTCCCCTGCTGTCCGATCCCGACGTTTCCGAAATCATGGTGAACGGATACGAGTCGATCTTCGTGGAGCGGAACGGGATATTGTCCCGGCACGAACGCTCGTTTCTCTCGGAGGAATCGCTCCGAGCTACGATCGACCGCATGGTGTCCAGGGTCAACCGCCGCCTCGACGAATCCTCGCCCTACGTCGACGCCCGGCTCCCGGACGGGTCGCGCATCAACGCGATCATTCCGCCGGTTTGCCTCTCCGGGGCATGCCTGACGGTCCGCAAATTCCGGAAGGAAGCGTACTCGCTCGAGGAACTCGTACGCATCGGGTCGGTGACCCGGGATGCGGCGGAATACCTCGGCGAGGCCGTCCGGGAGAGGCGAAACGTCATCGTCTCCGGCGGAACCGGCTCCGGGAAAACCACCCTCCTGAACGCCCTGTCCCAGTTCATCCCCGAGGAGGAGCGGATCGTCACGATCGAGGATGCGGCGGAGATCCGGCTCCTAAAGCCGCACGTGATCCGTCTCGAAGCGAGGCCGGTAAACATCGAAGGGTCGGGGGCCGTCACCATCCGGGACCTTGTCCGCAACTCCCTTCGCATGCGACCCGACCGGATCATCGTCGGGGAGTGCCGCGGTGGAGAGGCGCTCGACATGCTGCAGGCGATGAACACGGGGCATGATGGTTCGATCACCACGGGGCACGCGAATACCCCCCGCGACATGTTGCGCCGCCTTGAGACGATGATCCTGCTTTGCGGGGTGGAGATCCCGATCCGCGCGATCCGGGAGCAGATCGCCTCCGCCATCGACGTCATCGTCCACACCGGGAGGATCGCCGGTGGGAAACGGGCGGTCACGTCGGTCACCGAGATCACCGGCATGAACGAATCGCAGATCCTGCTCCAGGAACTCT